GTTCGATTAGGAATTCCAACTTGTGCTACACGCTTGGGCCGTTAAAGGGGATCACAATGGGAGCCAGGCGCACGGGCTGTAATTACACAGGGTAGGCACACTTGTGCTTTTCCCCCTGGCTCTGGTTTTGACACCATATCCTGCTGCATGCTCATGTGTTTCTGCTATTAATCCCGGAGTTGTCTTGCAGCGCGCCATCCACTCTTCAACCCCCAGAAATCCTCCACCTACTACAGCTACGGACAACAGTTCTCCATCCAGTATGGATCTGGAAGCCTCACAGGGGTCATTGGTTACGACACTGTCTCGGTAAGAAAGATCTCTCTATAACCATTACTTGTCTAAAGAGTCATCTAAGGAGTCCGCAAATCAAAAAAATACTTAATAATAAACCAAATATAGTAATATACCAATTTTAGTAATAAACCAAACAGGTTTGTGCATGAAAGCATAACAATTAAACTAATCATGTAAGTCTTAACTTCATTCCCAGATGGGAGAACTCACAGTCACTAATCAGAAGATTGGGCTGAGCGTGACAGAGCCAGGCAGCAATTTTGCCCGACCTCTACATGATGGCATCATGGGCCTGGCTTTCAAATCTGACCAGCAAACTATTGTGGACACCATGATCCAGGAGGGCCTCATCGAGGAGCCTGTCTTTGCATTCTATCTAAGCGGGTGCAATGCTACTGTTTATTTGTTGCATCTGCTTGGGATAATCACTGACGATACAATTACATtgcagttgttgtatggtatacaGAGGGATATATGGTGCAGGTTGTAAATAATAACCCTGTCACCTTTTTCCAGCGACTCGGAGGGCAGTGAGGCTGTGTTTGGAGGCACCGATCCCGCTCATTATCAGGGAGAGATCCATTGGGTTCCTGTGGCACAGGACAGCCACTGGCAGCTGGTGTTTGATGGGTAAACCCTGACGACCTGTATTAAGCTATGTTACTCTGAGTACAGCTCTCATCTGACACAGCTGATGTaaattg
This sequence is a window from Alosa sapidissima isolate fAloSap1 unplaced genomic scaffold, fAloSap1.pri scaffold_529_ctg1, whole genome shotgun sequence. Protein-coding genes within it:
- the LOC121700860 gene encoding gastricsin-like gives rise to the protein MAYFGQISVGTPAQNFYVHFDTGSTTLWINSIYCKSDACTRHPLFNPQKSSTYYSYGQQFSIQYGSGSLTGVIGYDTVSMGELTVTNQKIGLSVTEPGSNFARPLHDGIMGLAFKSDQQTIVDTMIQEGLIEEPVFAFYLSGDSEGSEAVFGGTDPAHYQGEIHWVPVAQDSHWQLVFDG